The Saccharomyces cerevisiae S288C chromosome VII, complete sequence genome includes a region encoding these proteins:
- the TEL2 gene encoding Tel2p (Subunit of the TTT complex and the telomere cap complex; subunit of the TTT Hsp90 cochaperone complex that is involved in chromatin remodeling and telomeric chromatin regulation, and involved in chromatin remodeling and the telomere cap complex; DNA-binding protein specific to single-stranded yeast telomeric DNA repeats; required for telomere length regulation and telomere position effect; involved in the stability or biogenesis of PIKKs such as TORC1) — MVLETLKQGLDSSQIHEALIQLDSYPREPVDLDASMVLIKFVIPVYPSLPERSKVILRRLASKSFTFLCQIVTFSRTISGRDGLQEIRIYQEILEDIISFEPGCLTFYLKASTTSKADRDSIKALFFGSKLFNVLANRIDMAKYLGYLRLQWKFLLESNETDPPGFLGEWLVSSFLLNPVLAADMLLGELFLLKESYFFSFQKIISASSLIDQKRLIAKFLLPYIQVIVTLENLNDVRKILRRFDLDKIISLSVLFEIQSLPLKEVIVRLMSNHSSTKFVSALVSKFADFTDEEVDTKTCELLVLFAVHNLNHSQREEIAHDERFLNGVTKHLGSNEREARERAMFIAKLLSGGHLKYESDFKINIPNVKFESNSDDKIIDFQSLKNPSICNTQTDVGKDKITEVSGHVQSLTLDCSDSDDEDENDEREIVKRIVFLKDLMKEYEKTGESRKAPLIPLLKQTVKLIRQKADFQLEVGYYAQGILSSIVCLNNEFDEPLFEQWRINALTSILVVLPEKVNGAINILFNSELSLQQRMSLLSALGLSARELRGLDDPTIVKPKFDFPTNRLPWDDQSHHNSRLVEVQESTSMIKKTKTVWKSRKLGKDREKGTQNRFRKYAGLFFYPLAHGWLNGIDVGTYNQLFKSHYLTTLRIIYSCANPVHDFESMTELMNHIISSAIEEGISLNKG, encoded by the coding sequence ATGGTTTTAGAAACGCTGAAACAAGGGCTTGACAGCAGTCAAATACATGAAGCTTTAATACAACTAGATTCCTATCCTCGCGAACCGGTGGATCTAGATGCCTCGATGGTTCTCATAAAATTCGTAATTCCAGTTTATCCATCACTACCAGAAAGATCGAAGGTGATATTGAGACGGCTAGCTTCTAAATCGTTTACATTTTTATGCCAAATTGTCACCTTCTCAAGGACAATAAGTGGCCGCGATGGACTGCAAGAGATACGCATATACcaagaaattttagaaGACATCATCAGTTTTGAACCGGGATGTTTgactttttatttaaagGCAAGCACTACTAGCAAAGCAGACCGTGATAGCATTAAGGCCCTTTTCTTTGGGAGCAAGTTATTTAATGTGTTGGCCAACCGAATTGATATGGCGAAATATTTGGGATACCTTCGGCTTCAGTGGAAATTTCTACTTGAGAGTAATGAAACAGATCCACCTGGGTTTTTAGGGGAATGGTTagtttcatcatttttgcTTAACCCAGTGCTAGCGGCAGATATGTTATTAGGCgaattatttttattgaaagagtcgtatttcttttcttttcagaaaaTCATATCTGCTAGTAGTCTGATAGATCAAAAGAGGCTGATTGCTAAGTTTTTATTACCATATATTCAAGTTATCGTGACtttagaaaatttgaacGATGTTAGGAAAATTCTGCGGCGGTTTGATCTCGATAAAATCATAAGTCTGTCCgtattatttgaaatacaGTCGCTGCCATTGAAGGAAGTGATAGTACGTCTGATGAGCAACCACTCTTCCACGAAGTTTGTTAGCGCTTTGGTAAGTAAATTTGCTGATTTTACAGATGAGGAAGTAGACACAAAGACATGTGAATTGCTTGTACTCTTTGCAGTGCACAATCTCAATCATTCCCAGAGAGAGGAAATAGCACACGATGAGCGGTTTTTGAATGGCGTGACCAAACATTTAGGTAGCAATGAACGTGAGGCAAGGGAGCGTGCGATGTTTATTGCCAAGCTTTTATCAGGCGGTCATCTGAAGTACGAAAGTGATTTTAAAATCAATATACCGAATGTCAAATTCGAAAGCAATAGCGATGATAAAATCATTGATTTCCaatctttaaaaaatcCATCCATATGCAATACCCAAACTGATGTGGGTAAGGATAAGATTACTGAGGTCTCGGGTCATGTTCAAAGCCTTACATTGGACTGCAGTGATAgcgatgatgaagatgagaACGATGAGCGGGAGATTGTTAAACGAATTgtatttttaaaagatttaatGAAAGAATACGAAAAAACTGGGGAATCTCGAAAAGCTCCATTGATACCACTTCTGAAGCAAACAGTGAAATTGATACGGCAAAAGGCGGATTTTCAGTTAGAGGTTGGCTATTATGCACAAGGTATTCTGTCAAGCATTGTGTGCTTGaataatgaatttgatgaacCGCTTTTCGAGCAGTGGAGAATAAACGCTCTAACAAGCATACTGGTCGTCCTTCCAGAGAAGGTGAATGGCGCTATAAATATTCTATTCAATTCAGAACTGTCGTTACAGCAAAGGATGTCACTATTGTCGGCTCTGGGTCTTTCTGCAAGAGAGTTGAGAGGGCTTGATGATCCTACTATTGTCAAGCCCAAGTTTGATTTTCCAACAAATCGTTTACCGTGGGATGATCAAAGCCATCATAATAGTAGGCTTGTTGAAGTTCAAGAGTCAACAAGTATGATAAAGAAGACGAAAACAGTATGGAAATCTAGAAAACTAGGCAAGGATCGAGAAAAAGGAACGCAAAACCGCTTTAGAAAATATGCTGGTCTATTCTTCTATCCGCTAGCACACGGTTGGCTTAATGGAATTGACGTAGGCACATACAATCAGCTTTTTAAGTCGCATTATTTAACAACACTGCGTATCATATACTCTTGCGCTAACCCGGTCCACGATTTTGAATCCATGACGGAGTTGATGAATCATATAATTAGTTCAGCCATAGAGGAAGGAATTTCTCTCAATAAAGGTTAG